In Chryseobacterium gotjawalense, the following are encoded in one genomic region:
- a CDS encoding UDP-N-acetylmuramoyl-L-alanyl-D-glutamate--2,6-diaminopimelate ligase produces the protein MKLEEILSRIPVLEIIGNQDREISAIIFDSRKAVEDSLYVAVKGTESDGHDFISSSVEKGATVIVCENIPNEIKAEITYIKVKDAARTLGHLASNFYGNPSSKLNLIGITGTNGKTSTTTLLFDIFKILGFKSALISTVEYRIADEIIPSTHTTPDVVRLNQILAKAVEEGCEYAFMEVSSHGIHQHRTEGLHFKIAGFTNITHDHLDYHKTFEEYLKTKKRFFDELSSDTIAITNVDDKNGNVMLQNTKAKKKTYALKTMADFHGKITEIDFNGMLLNFNGKEFWTTLTGKFNAYNLLLAYAVAIECGFHEDDILPAISQLKRVNGRFETLKSDGGIFFVVDYAHTPDALENVLDSINDIRTKNERLITVFGCGGDRDHAKRPEMGKIATRKSTLAIITSDNPRTEDPAEIIKQIEAGVEPQNFSKYTSIPDRREAIKMAIKFAEPKDIVVVAGKGHETYQEINGVKNHFDDKETIIELARLMSK, from the coding sequence ATGAAATTAGAAGAAATCTTAAGCAGAATCCCGGTTCTGGAAATCATCGGAAATCAAGACCGTGAAATTTCAGCAATAATTTTCGACAGCCGAAAAGCAGTTGAGGATTCCCTTTATGTGGCAGTCAAAGGAACGGAATCTGACGGCCATGATTTCATCAGTTCTTCTGTTGAAAAAGGAGCGACTGTAATTGTCTGCGAAAATATTCCAAATGAAATCAAAGCAGAAATTACCTATATAAAAGTAAAAGATGCCGCAAGAACCTTGGGTCACCTTGCTTCTAATTTTTACGGAAATCCTTCTTCGAAACTAAACCTCATCGGGATTACAGGAACCAACGGAAAAACTTCTACCACTACCCTTTTATTTGATATTTTTAAAATATTAGGTTTTAAATCGGCGTTGATTTCTACTGTGGAATATCGAATCGCTGACGAAATTATTCCTTCTACGCACACAACTCCTGACGTGGTCCGTTTGAACCAAATTCTGGCAAAAGCGGTTGAAGAAGGTTGTGAGTATGCTTTCATGGAAGTTTCTTCGCACGGAATCCATCAGCACAGAACCGAAGGTTTACATTTTAAAATCGCAGGATTTACCAATATAACGCATGATCATCTTGATTACCACAAAACGTTTGAAGAATATCTAAAAACGAAAAAAAGATTTTTTGATGAGTTGAGTTCAGATACAATTGCCATTACGAACGTTGATGACAAAAACGGAAACGTAATGTTGCAAAACACCAAAGCGAAAAAGAAAACTTACGCTTTGAAAACAATGGCAGATTTCCATGGTAAAATCACAGAAATTGATTTTAATGGAATGCTTCTCAACTTTAATGGAAAAGAATTCTGGACCACTTTGACCGGAAAATTCAACGCTTACAACTTGCTTCTTGCGTATGCAGTTGCAATTGAATGCGGTTTTCATGAAGATGATATTTTACCGGCGATTTCACAATTAAAAAGAGTGAACGGCAGGTTTGAAACTTTAAAATCTGACGGCGGAATTTTCTTCGTTGTCGATTATGCACATACTCCCGATGCTTTAGAAAATGTATTGGATTCCATCAACGATATCCGAACCAAAAACGAAAGACTGATCACCGTATTTGGTTGCGGCGGAGACAGGGATCATGCGAAGCGTCCTGAAATGGGAAAAATCGCAACGAGAAAATCTACGCTGGCCATCATCACTTCCGATAATCCAAGAACAGAAGATCCTGCAGAAATCATTAAACAAATTGAAGCAGGCGTAGAACCACAAAACTTCAGCAAATACACTTCAATTCCTGACCGGAGAGAAGCGATTAAAATGGCAATTAAATTTGCAGAACCGAAAGATATTGTCGTAGTAGCCGGCAAAGGACACGAAACTTATCAGGAAATCAATGGCGTAAAAAACCACTTTGATGATAAGGAAACCATTATTGAGTTAGCAAGACTCATGTCTAAATAA
- the mraY gene encoding phospho-N-acetylmuramoyl-pentapeptide-transferase: MLYYLFEYLSSHGIHVPGMGMFKFISFRAGMAVLFSLLIALVFGKKIINYLRNKQMGELVRDLGLEGQKQKEGTPTMGGLIIILATLIPVLLFTRIMNVYIVLLIVSVVWMGVIGFIDDYLKKIKKNKDGLSGKFKVIGQVGLGLIVGVTMYFHPDITVKRKYADAKEVNRNNVEANFMKTEKSTVSTVPFVKNNEFDYSGLLFWMSPEDAHEWAWIVFIPIVIFIVTAVSNGANIADGIDGLAAGTSVVILLTLSLFAYLSGNIIFADYLNIMFLPNMGETTIFALALVGAVIGFFWYNTYPAQVFMGDTGSLMLGGVIAVLAIILRKELLIPVLCGIFLIENLSVVLQVGVFKYRKRKYGLEYAQNNRLFKMSPLHHHYQKEGYHESKIVNRMIIIGVLFAIICLITLKVR; the protein is encoded by the coding sequence ATGTTATATTACCTCTTCGAATATCTAAGCAGCCACGGAATTCACGTTCCTGGAATGGGAATGTTTAAATTCATCTCTTTCCGTGCAGGAATGGCTGTTTTGTTTTCCCTGCTTATTGCATTGGTTTTCGGTAAAAAAATCATCAACTATCTGCGAAATAAACAGATGGGTGAATTGGTACGCGATTTAGGTTTAGAAGGTCAAAAGCAAAAGGAAGGCACGCCAACGATGGGTGGTTTAATTATCATTTTGGCAACTTTAATTCCGGTCTTACTTTTCACCAGAATTATGAATGTTTATATTGTTTTACTTATCGTATCTGTGGTTTGGATGGGTGTGATCGGGTTTATCGACGACTATTTAAAGAAAATCAAGAAAAATAAGGACGGGCTCAGCGGTAAATTCAAAGTGATCGGTCAGGTTGGTCTCGGTTTAATTGTAGGAGTCACCATGTATTTCCATCCCGATATTACTGTGAAAAGAAAATATGCAGATGCCAAAGAAGTCAACCGAAATAACGTAGAAGCCAATTTTATGAAGACGGAAAAATCTACCGTTTCTACGGTCCCGTTTGTAAAAAATAATGAGTTCGACTACAGCGGTCTTTTATTTTGGATGAGCCCTGAAGATGCTCATGAATGGGCTTGGATTGTTTTCATCCCAATAGTAATTTTCATCGTCACTGCCGTTTCCAATGGTGCCAATATTGCCGACGGAATTGACGGACTGGCCGCAGGCACGAGTGTCGTTATTTTGCTTACACTTTCACTTTTTGCCTACCTCTCCGGGAATATTATTTTTGCGGATTATCTCAATATTATGTTCCTGCCGAATATGGGTGAAACCACCATTTTTGCGCTCGCTCTGGTGGGTGCTGTTATCGGTTTTTTCTGGTACAATACTTATCCCGCTCAAGTATTCATGGGTGATACCGGAAGTTTAATGTTAGGAGGTGTTATCGCAGTTTTAGCAATTATCCTCAGAAAAGAATTACTGATTCCTGTTTTATGTGGAATTTTCTTAATTGAAAATCTTTCAGTCGTACTGCAGGTAGGAGTCTTTAAATACAGAAAAAGAAAATACGGATTGGAGTACGCGCAAAACAACAGACTGTTCAAAATGTCTCCTCTTCATCATCATTATCAAAAAGAAGGATATCACGAAAGCAAAATCGTCAACCGAATGATCATCATCGGGGTTTTGTTTGCCATTATTTGTTTAATCACTTTAAAAGTCAGATAA
- the murD gene encoding UDP-N-acetylmuramoyl-L-alanine--D-glutamate ligase, producing MKIVVLGGGESGVGAAYLAKKKGLNVFLSDKGAIKDDYKKQLIEAGIEFEEGQHDEARILEADWVIKSPGIPKKADIIFKINQKGIRLSSEIEFAAEFTQAKIIAITGSNGKTTTTSLIYHILKNDHLKVGLAGNIGKSFARQVADENFDYYVLEVSSFQLDDIQSFRPYISLLLNLSQDHLDQYNYNYEDYALAKFRIAENQENDNFFIYNKDDEMSMNLLEQLAIRAKKIPFSTKDNLNEGGFINNDKIVVKIEDEFSMKIAELSLVGNHNIANSLAASIASKILKISNESIRNSLMTFQAVEHRLEQVAQINGVTFINDSKATNVNATYFALESMNQPTIWIVGGVDKGNDYTEIENLVKRKVKAIVCLGIDNQKIIDFFKDKKDAIYSTSSMEEAVRVSKSLAEKGDTVLLSPCCASFDLFDNYEDRGHQFKNQVLKKAID from the coding sequence ATGAAAATAGTTGTTTTAGGTGGCGGAGAAAGCGGCGTAGGTGCAGCTTATTTAGCAAAGAAGAAAGGCTTGAATGTTTTTCTTTCGGATAAAGGTGCGATAAAAGACGATTATAAAAAACAGCTGATTGAAGCCGGAATCGAGTTTGAAGAAGGACAGCATGACGAAGCCCGAATTCTTGAAGCAGACTGGGTGATCAAATCTCCCGGAATCCCGAAGAAAGCTGATATTATCTTTAAAATCAACCAAAAGGGAATTCGCCTCTCTTCAGAAATTGAATTTGCCGCTGAATTTACCCAGGCCAAAATTATAGCCATTACCGGAAGTAACGGAAAAACAACAACGACCTCATTAATCTATCATATTTTAAAGAATGATCATCTGAAAGTGGGTTTAGCCGGAAATATCGGAAAAAGCTTCGCAAGACAGGTGGCAGACGAAAATTTCGACTACTATGTCTTAGAAGTGAGCTCTTTCCAGCTGGATGATATTCAAAGTTTCCGGCCTTATATTTCTTTGTTATTGAATTTAAGTCAGGATCATCTTGACCAGTACAATTACAATTATGAAGATTATGCGCTGGCAAAATTCAGGATTGCAGAAAATCAGGAGAACGATAATTTCTTTATCTATAACAAAGATGATGAAATGAGCATGAACCTTCTGGAACAGCTTGCCATCAGAGCGAAGAAGATTCCGTTTTCCACAAAAGACAATTTAAATGAGGGCGGTTTTATCAATAATGATAAAATAGTGGTGAAGATCGAAGATGAGTTTTCAATGAAAATTGCAGAACTTTCTTTAGTTGGAAATCATAATATTGCCAACAGTCTGGCCGCTTCCATCGCCAGTAAAATATTAAAAATAAGCAATGAAAGCATTCGAAATTCATTGATGACCTTTCAGGCAGTTGAGCACCGCTTGGAACAGGTTGCCCAAATTAATGGAGTTACTTTTATTAATGACAGCAAAGCCACGAACGTGAATGCAACATATTTCGCTTTGGAAAGCATGAACCAGCCAACCATCTGGATCGTAGGCGGCGTTGACAAAGGGAATGATTATACCGAAATAGAAAATTTGGTTAAAAGAAAAGTAAAGGCAATTGTCTGCTTAGGAATTGACAATCAGAAAATCATCGACTTCTTTAAAGATAAAAAAGATGCTATTTACAGCACTTCAAGTATGGAAGAAGCGGTAAGAGTCTCCAAATCACTGGCAGAAAAAGGTGATACCGTTTTGCTTTCGCCATGTTGTGCAAGTTTCGATTTATTCGACAATTATGAAGACCGCGGACACCAGTTTAAAAATCAGGTTTTAAAAAAAGCCATCGACTAA
- a CDS encoding FtsW/RodA/SpoVE family cell cycle protein, protein MQERENKFELLKGDKVLWSVILLISFFSVFPVYSASSNLEYIVNSGTTTSHLIKHSFFVVLGLAIMRGVGYFKYEHIGKLSSYLLVFTIALLGLTMFSGQTIDGASASRWLKIPGTPISFQPSSFAYLMLIIYLCRYLTKKIKRERLPIENIFYIFGPVLLVFGLVAKDNGSTALMILMVSLIVMLIGQLDKKYIFGFVGLSSVMIGIFMFLALKTDLIGSNRVHTWMSRVETFTKKENQIEDEADKAKNYQVMQAKAAIVHGGITGMGPGKSALKQMLPQSASDFIFAIIVEEYGFIGATVLIALYLIMIIRIVMIASKMPAFFGSLLVLSLGTMIFMQLTVNIAVAINLIPVTGQPLPLISYGGTSMLVTYIQLGIILNVSSRIQVYDEEGMGKKQSIEEINDIA, encoded by the coding sequence ATGCAGGAAAGAGAAAACAAATTCGAGCTGTTAAAAGGCGACAAAGTGCTGTGGAGCGTAATCTTACTGATTTCGTTCTTCTCGGTATTCCCCGTTTATTCTGCAAGTTCTAATTTGGAATATATCGTCAACAGCGGAACCACCACTTCGCACCTCATCAAGCATTCTTTTTTCGTAGTGCTTGGTCTGGCAATCATGCGCGGTGTCGGTTATTTTAAATATGAACATATCGGCAAACTGAGCAGCTACCTTTTGGTATTTACCATTGCGCTCTTAGGTTTAACCATGTTTTCCGGACAAACCATCGATGGTGCTTCGGCCTCTCGTTGGTTAAAAATACCGGGAACACCCATTTCCTTCCAGCCTTCTTCTTTTGCTTATTTAATGTTGATTATTTATCTCTGCAGGTATTTAACAAAGAAAATCAAAAGAGAACGTCTTCCGATTGAAAACATATTTTACATCTTTGGCCCGGTTTTACTGGTCTTTGGTTTGGTCGCAAAAGATAATGGGTCGACGGCTTTAATGATATTAATGGTTTCATTAATTGTAATGCTCATCGGTCAGTTAGATAAAAAATACATCTTTGGGTTTGTAGGTCTTTCATCAGTAATGATCGGGATTTTCATGTTTCTCGCCTTAAAGACCGACCTCATCGGAAGCAACCGGGTTCATACCTGGATGAGCCGTGTAGAAACTTTTACCAAAAAAGAAAATCAAATTGAAGACGAAGCAGATAAAGCAAAAAATTATCAGGTCATGCAGGCAAAAGCCGCAATCGTTCATGGTGGAATCACCGGAATGGGTCCTGGTAAAAGCGCCTTGAAACAAATGCTTCCTCAGTCTGCCTCGGATTTTATTTTCGCCATTATTGTTGAAGAATACGGTTTTATTGGAGCTACGGTTTTGATAGCACTTTACCTCATCATGATTATCCGGATCGTAATGATTGCCAGTAAAATGCCTGCCTTCTTTGGGAGTTTACTGGTCTTAAGTCTCGGGACCATGATTTTTATGCAACTCACCGTGAACATTGCGGTCGCCATAAATCTCATTCCTGTGACGGGACAGCCGTTACCGCTTATCAGTTACGGTGGAACTTCGATGCTGGTAACCTATATTCAATTAGGAATTATCTTAAATGTAAGTTCGAGAATTCAGGTTTATGATGAAGAAGGAATGGGCAAAAAACAAAGTATCGAAGAAATAAATGACATTGCATAA
- the murG gene encoding undecaprenyldiphospho-muramoylpentapeptide beta-N-acetylglucosaminyltransferase → MSGGGTGGHIFPAIAIAQEIQKRFPQAEFLFIGANGKMEMEKVPQAGFKIIGLNIAGFDRGNVLKNLRLPFKLLSSITTARKAIKEFQPDFAIGTGGFASGPALFMAANLGVPIFVQEQNSLPGKTNTFLAKKAKAVFTAYPNMDHFFPKTKTLFLGNPVRKNIITDLIEKDLAKEKLGLDNNKLTILSVGGSLGSRTLNNGWKENIEKLIEKDFQLIWQTGKLDYKSLNEDSKISDQSQIQLKEFIADMALAYSAADVIVSRAGAIAISELAMAQKPVLLVPFPFAAEDHQTKNAMTLVEKNAARMVKDTEMKEKFWTTLMEICENENLRKEMSENLKFFAKPLATEQIVDEILLSLNIKA, encoded by the coding sequence ATGAGCGGCGGCGGAACCGGAGGACATATCTTCCCGGCGATTGCGATTGCGCAGGAAATCCAAAAGAGATTTCCGCAGGCAGAATTTTTGTTCATCGGAGCCAACGGTAAAATGGAAATGGAAAAAGTTCCACAAGCCGGATTCAAAATTATCGGTTTAAATATCGCAGGATTCGACCGTGGTAACGTATTGAAAAATTTAAGATTACCATTTAAATTACTTTCGAGTATTACAACAGCCAGAAAAGCAATTAAAGAATTCCAACCGGATTTCGCCATCGGAACCGGAGGTTTCGCAAGTGGACCTGCGCTTTTTATGGCGGCCAATTTAGGCGTTCCAATTTTTGTTCAGGAGCAAAATTCATTGCCCGGAAAAACCAATACGTTTCTGGCGAAAAAAGCAAAAGCAGTTTTCACCGCTTACCCGAATATGGATCATTTCTTCCCGAAAACAAAAACCCTGTTTTTAGGAAATCCTGTCCGCAAAAATATTATTACAGATTTAATCGAAAAGGATTTAGCGAAGGAGAAATTAGGATTAGACAACAATAAATTAACAATACTTTCTGTCGGTGGATCTTTAGGATCAAGAACATTGAACAACGGCTGGAAAGAAAATATAGAAAAATTAATAGAAAAAGATTTCCAACTGATCTGGCAGACCGGAAAACTGGATTATAAAAGTTTGAATGAAGATTCGAAAATTTCAGATCAATCTCAAATTCAGTTAAAAGAATTTATTGCCGATATGGCTTTAGCCTATTCCGCAGCCGATGTTATTGTTTCGCGCGCCGGAGCAATCGCAATTTCGGAATTGGCGATGGCACAGAAACCGGTGCTTTTGGTTCCGTTTCCGTTCGCAGCAGAAGATCATCAAACCAAAAATGCGATGACCTTAGTTGAAAAAAATGCAGCAAGAATGGTGAAAGACACCGAAATGAAAGAAAAATTCTGGACGACTTTAATGGAAATCTGTGAAAACGAAAATCTAAGAAAAGAGATGAGCGAAAATTTAAAATTCTTCGCAAAACCTCTGGCCACAGAACAAATTGTAGATGAAATTTTATTATCATTAAATATCAAAGCATAA
- the murC gene encoding UDP-N-acetylmuramate--L-alanine ligase — protein sequence MKALTTYQNFYFVGIGGIGMSGLARYFNASGKTVLGYDKMHTKLTKALVEEGIDIQFEDLVNDKIKNLTPENTLVIFTPAIKKLDILTYFNDQKFDVLKRAKVLGMITENTDCIAIAGTHGKTTTSSLVAHLCEEANLPFSCFLGGIAENFKSNFHFNGKDISVVEADEYDRSFLTLSPDWAVITSTDADHLDIYGDNATIQKGFQDFADLIPESQQLFVRKGIQIGRDAKTYAVNEEADYYSDNIREIGDKIHFDFHTPTEEFDDFVWEIPGIHNVENATAAIALLNNFGVDFETLKKGIASFKGIKRRYTKHNFESGKIYIDDYAHHPTELNAVIGSIKTFYPKKKLLVVFQPHLFSRTKDFADGFAESLDKADELILLDIYPARELQENFEGITSKWLLEKVKSEKKEVSTLDDAFAKIKEKDFDVLLTVGAGSIDTLYDGIVEWLSDK from the coding sequence ATGAAAGCTTTAACAACATATCAGAACTTCTACTTCGTAGGAATCGGCGGCATCGGAATGAGTGGTTTGGCGCGTTATTTCAATGCGTCGGGAAAAACCGTTCTGGGTTATGATAAAATGCACACCAAGCTGACAAAAGCTTTGGTGGAAGAAGGAATTGATATTCAGTTCGAAGATCTTGTTAATGATAAAATCAAGAATTTAACACCGGAAAACACTTTGGTGATTTTTACACCGGCAATTAAAAAACTGGATATTCTCACTTATTTTAATGATCAAAAATTCGATGTTTTAAAAAGAGCAAAAGTGCTCGGAATGATTACCGAAAACACCGATTGTATCGCGATTGCAGGAACGCATGGAAAAACCACAACCTCTTCTTTGGTCGCTCATTTGTGCGAAGAAGCAAACCTTCCTTTCTCGTGCTTTTTAGGCGGAATAGCCGAAAACTTTAAATCTAATTTTCATTTTAATGGAAAAGACATATCCGTTGTTGAAGCTGATGAATACGACAGAAGTTTCCTAACGCTCTCTCCGGATTGGGCCGTGATTACGTCCACAGATGCCGATCATTTGGATATTTACGGTGACAATGCCACCATTCAAAAAGGATTTCAGGATTTTGCAGATTTGATTCCGGAAAGTCAGCAACTTTTTGTCCGAAAAGGAATTCAGATTGGGCGCGACGCAAAAACGTATGCGGTGAATGAAGAGGCTGATTATTACTCCGATAACATCAGAGAAATCGGCGATAAAATACATTTTGATTTCCACACTCCGACTGAGGAGTTTGATGATTTTGTATGGGAAATTCCGGGAATTCACAATGTTGAAAATGCTACGGCTGCGATTGCTTTGTTAAATAATTTCGGCGTCGATTTCGAAACTTTAAAAAAAGGAATTGCAAGTTTTAAAGGAATTAAAAGACGTTACACCAAACATAATTTCGAAAGCGGAAAGATTTATATTGACGATTATGCCCATCATCCAACGGAATTGAATGCCGTAATCGGTTCCATTAAAACTTTTTATCCGAAGAAGAAATTATTGGTGGTTTTTCAGCCGCATCTCTTCAGCAGAACAAAAGATTTCGCTGACGGATTCGCAGAAAGTTTAGATAAAGCTGACGAATTAATCCTTCTCGATATCTATCCGGCAAGAGAATTACAGGAAAACTTTGAAGGCATCACTTCAAAATGGTTATTAGAAAAAGTAAAATCAGAAAAAAAGGAAGTTTCCACTTTGGACGACGCCTTTGCTAAAATAAAAGAAAAAGACTTCGATGTATTGTTAACCGTAGGTGCCGGAAGTATCGACACTTTGTATGACGGAATTGTAGAATGGCTCTCCGATAAATAA
- a CDS encoding cell division protein FtsQ/DivIB — translation MKNKFRILKIFVTVILFGFLLSFSLKRFNEKPMEKVTVKLTTTKDPVYFIDEKDIKELVKKSNPTKKIGDINIPDLEKKLNQLPEVDSANVYLNLNGNLNLDIKQRVPAFRLKKDDRDFYVDEKGVEFPISKNYSFPCMLVTGNVKQSEYVKLAELIAKINRDDFSRNYFIGISKKKENYELLTSEGNFKVEIGDLEKIDLKVKGFKAFVEKYLIHQQPEKYTKVSLKYDNQIVTTLNPNFQENDSIIAVGKKELAKLPVINQKKIDAQKTAAKTNSN, via the coding sequence ATGAAAAACAAATTCAGAATATTAAAAATTTTTGTTACCGTAATCCTGTTTGGGTTTCTGCTGAGTTTCTCGCTGAAAAGATTCAACGAAAAACCGATGGAAAAAGTCACCGTAAAATTGACGACAACCAAAGATCCGGTTTATTTCATCGATGAAAAAGACATCAAGGAATTGGTGAAAAAATCTAATCCTACAAAAAAAATCGGCGACATTAATATTCCTGATTTAGAAAAAAAATTAAACCAACTCCCGGAGGTTGACAGCGCAAATGTTTATCTGAACCTGAATGGAAACTTAAACCTGGATATCAAGCAACGGGTGCCGGCTTTCCGGCTGAAGAAAGATGACCGCGATTTTTATGTCGATGAAAAAGGGGTCGAATTCCCGATTTCAAAAAATTATTCGTTCCCATGTATGTTGGTTACAGGAAATGTAAAACAGTCGGAATATGTAAAGCTGGCCGAACTCATCGCAAAAATTAACCGTGATGATTTCAGCAGAAACTATTTCATCGGTATTTCTAAAAAGAAAGAAAATTATGAATTATTGACCAGCGAAGGAAATTTCAAAGTTGAAATTGGTGACTTAGAAAAGATAGACCTGAAGGTAAAAGGATTTAAAGCTTTTGTAGAAAAATATCTGATTCATCAGCAGCCAGAAAAATATACGAAAGTTTCTTTGAAATACGATAACCAGATTGTAACAACGCTGAATCCCAATTTTCAAGAAAATGACAGCATAATTGCAGTTGGCAAAAAGGAACTGGCAAAGTTGCCGGTTATTAATCAGAAAAAAATAGATGCTCAAAAAACAGCAGCTAAAACAAATTCTAATTAA
- the ftsA gene encoding cell division protein FtsA, with protein sequence MENHEYSVGLDIGTTKIVAIVGRRNAHGKIEVLGVGTAKSLGVHKGIVNNISQTIQSIKAAVAQAQSSSGVPIQKVTVGIAGKHIRSLQHSDYIMRENPDQYITDDDIDKLKDQVKQLVMLPGEEIIHVLPQEYKVDSQGEIQEPVGMHGTRLEANFHVVVGQMGSIRNIARCVREAGLEMEALTLEPLASSEAVLTKEEKEAGVAIVDIGGGTTDIAIFKDNIIRHTCVIPYGGGIITDDIKEGCSIIEKHAEKLKVNFGSAVPDLEKDTTFVTIPGLHGRPDKEISLKTLAQIVSARVEEILEMVNTELKAYGAFEQKKKLIAGIVLTGGGSNLRHLRQLANYTTGFDSRIGFANEYVTNDKSQHLKGPEYATAIGLLMESLKIRDKKTAPENVEEKVEVAATPSAKLTADEILNQDEFIIKEAFVEQAAEKRRNKLTIGQKIMESVKKFFEEVE encoded by the coding sequence ATGGAAAATCACGAGTATTCAGTAGGCCTCGACATCGGTACCACCAAGATTGTGGCCATTGTCGGACGACGAAACGCCCACGGAAAAATTGAAGTTCTTGGCGTAGGAACGGCAAAAAGTTTAGGCGTTCACAAAGGTATTGTCAACAATATCTCCCAAACTATTCAGTCCATCAAAGCAGCGGTAGCGCAGGCCCAATCAAGTTCTGGCGTACCGATTCAAAAAGTAACTGTCGGGATTGCAGGCAAACATATTCGTTCGCTGCAGCATTCAGATTATATTATGCGGGAAAACCCGGATCAATATATTACGGATGACGATATCGATAAATTAAAAGACCAAGTGAAACAGTTGGTGATGCTGCCTGGTGAAGAAATCATTCATGTACTTCCTCAGGAATACAAAGTGGATTCTCAGGGAGAAATCCAGGAACCGGTCGGAATGCACGGAACCCGTCTCGAGGCAAACTTTCATGTCGTAGTTGGTCAGATGGGAAGCATCAGAAATATCGCCAGATGCGTTCGCGAGGCAGGTTTAGAAATGGAAGCACTGACTCTTGAACCTTTAGCCTCTTCTGAAGCTGTTTTAACCAAAGAAGAAAAAGAAGCCGGAGTGGCAATCGTAGACATCGGTGGAGGAACGACAGATATCGCTATTTTTAAAGATAATATTATTCGCCACACTTGCGTCATTCCTTATGGTGGCGGAATTATTACCGATGATATTAAAGAAGGCTGTTCAATTATTGAAAAGCATGCAGAAAAACTGAAAGTGAATTTTGGTTCCGCAGTTCCGGATTTAGAGAAAGATACTACTTTTGTTACCATCCCAGGATTACACGGCAGACCCGATAAAGAAATTTCCTTAAAAACTTTAGCACAAATCGTGAGCGCCAGAGTAGAAGAAATTTTAGAAATGGTGAATACAGAATTAAAAGCATACGGCGCTTTTGAACAAAAGAAAAAATTAATCGCGGGCATCGTTTTAACCGGAGGCGGTTCTAATCTCCGTCATCTGCGACAGTTGGCCAATTATACTACCGGTTTCGACAGCAGAATTGGTTTTGCCAATGAATATGTGACCAACGATAAAAGCCAGCATTTAAAAGGACCGGAATATGCAACTGCCATTGGTCTGTTAATGGAAAGTCTGAAAATCCGCGACAAGAAAACTGCTCCCGAAAATGTTGAAGAGAAAGTTGAAGTTGCAGCCACACCAAGCGCCAAGTTAACCGCAGATGAAATCTTAAATCAGGACGAATTTATTATTAAAGAGGCTTTTGTGGAACAGGCAGCAGAAAAACGACGGAACAAACTGACTATCGGACAAAAAATAATGGAAAGCGTAAAAAAATTCTTTGAAGAAGTTGAATAA